A window from Aliamphritea hakodatensis encodes these proteins:
- the cysD gene encoding sulfate adenylyltransferase subunit CysD, producing MSLVSPHKLTHLRQLEAESIHIIREVIAEFENPVMLYSVGKDSAVMLHLARKAFYPGKPPFPLLHVDTTWKFREMIEFRDKMAAEAGMDLLVHINQEGVDMDISPFKHGSAKHTDIMKTQGLKQALDKYQFDAAFGGARRDEEKSRAKERVFSFRDKHHRWNPKDQRPELWNTFNTRIDKGESIRVFPLSNWTELDIWQYIYLESIPIVPLYYAAERPVVNRDGVDIMVDDDRMPLNPGEVPENKMVRFRTLGCYPLTGAVESQATTLPDIIQEMLLSTTSERQGRVIDHDSAGSMEQKKIAGYF from the coding sequence ATGAGCCTAGTATCACCCCACAAGCTGACCCACCTGCGCCAGCTTGAAGCCGAAAGTATCCATATCATCCGTGAAGTCATTGCCGAGTTTGAAAATCCGGTCATGCTTTACTCGGTCGGTAAAGATTCGGCGGTCATGCTGCACTTAGCGCGTAAAGCTTTCTATCCGGGTAAGCCACCGTTTCCATTACTGCACGTGGATACCACCTGGAAGTTCAGAGAGATGATCGAGTTCCGTGACAAAATGGCTGCCGAAGCCGGTATGGATCTGCTGGTACATATCAACCAGGAAGGTGTTGATATGGATATCAGCCCGTTTAAACACGGTTCTGCCAAACATACAGACATCATGAAAACTCAGGGCCTGAAACAGGCACTGGATAAGTACCAGTTTGACGCAGCGTTCGGCGGCGCCCGTCGTGACGAAGAGAAATCCCGGGCAAAAGAGCGGGTCTTCTCCTTCCGGGACAAACACCATCGCTGGAACCCGAAAGACCAGCGTCCGGAGCTGTGGAATACCTTTAACACCCGTATCGACAAGGGCGAGAGTATTCGTGTCTTTCCGCTATCCAACTGGACGGAACTGGACATCTGGCAGTACATCTATCTGGAAAGCATTCCAATCGTGCCCCTGTATTACGCAGCCGAACGCCCGGTGGTTAACCGTGACGGCGTAGACATTATGGTTGATGACGACCGTATGCCCCTGAACCCTGGCGAAGTGCCTGAAAACAAGATGGTGCGCTTCCGTACACTGGGTTGCTACCCACTGACCGGCGCCGTGGAATCTCAGGCAACAACCCTGCCGGACATTATTCAGGAAATGTTGCTCAGTACGACCTCAGAGCGTCAGGGCCGGGTGATCGATCACGACAGTGCCGGCTCCATGGAACAAAAGAAAATTGCCGGATATTTCTGA
- a CDS encoding sulfite exporter TauE/SafE family protein codes for MEIGYVIAGAIVGVLVGFTGIGGGALMTPMLILGFGVPVVTAVSTDLAYAAITKFAGSVAYARQRLVAWRVVILMLCGSVPGSLFALHYLSTAENLQSQVALVNLILGISLVLTSVVLCLRGRIQRWQASRQADVENTSEPAVGFGPKDLILIVSGFLLGGLVTLSSVGAGALGTALLILLFPRMSMRKVVGTDLAHAVVLTAVAGSGHYSLGNLDFVLLGYLLLGSVPGVILGSQLAKYLSSAVLQPVIAVLLFGIGVRFMLV; via the coding sequence ATGGAAATTGGCTATGTGATCGCTGGCGCCATTGTTGGAGTGCTGGTGGGGTTTACCGGGATTGGTGGCGGTGCGCTGATGACGCCCATGCTTATACTGGGGTTTGGGGTACCGGTTGTTACCGCCGTCAGTACGGATCTGGCCTATGCCGCGATTACCAAGTTTGCCGGAAGTGTTGCTTATGCAAGACAGCGGCTGGTGGCCTGGCGGGTAGTAATTCTGATGCTCTGCGGCAGTGTGCCGGGCAGTCTGTTTGCATTGCACTATCTGAGCACCGCTGAAAATTTGCAAAGTCAGGTGGCGCTGGTCAATCTGATTTTAGGGATCAGCCTGGTACTGACCTCTGTGGTGCTATGCCTGCGGGGAAGAATTCAGCGCTGGCAGGCAAGCCGGCAGGCGGACGTTGAAAATACCTCAGAGCCGGCGGTTGGCTTTGGTCCGAAAGATCTGATTCTGATTGTCTCAGGCTTTTTGCTGGGAGGGCTGGTCACCTTGTCATCTGTCGGGGCCGGTGCGTTAGGGACGGCATTACTGATCCTGCTGTTCCCCCGCATGAGCATGCGCAAGGTAGTCGGTACGGATCTGGCCCATGCTGTGGTTCTGACAGCCGTTGCCGGCAGTGGGCATTACAGCCTGGGTAATCTGGATTTTGTGTTACTGGGGTATTTGCTGCTGGGCTCTGTTCCCGGGGTGATTTTGGGGAGTCAGTTAGCTAAGTATCTGTCTTCCGCAGTATTGCAACCGGTGATTGCGGTATTGCTGTTTGGCATCGGCGTACGTTTTATGCTGGTGTGA
- a CDS encoding phosphoadenylyl-sulfate reductase yields MSDLISPQLAAKVEHSLSVLQRAAAEHASGVVFANSLGAEDVVITDLLQRAKTGITSFVLDTGRLPEETLTLLEAVQQRYPELPVKVYYPVAEQVETYVASHGVNAFYRSQSLRKSCCAVRKLEPLKRALAGNSAWITGLRREQSVTREEVGFKEYDAGNGMDKYNPLADWTDAEVWAYIRAFDVPYNQLHDQNFPSIGCAPCTRAVSQGEDIRAGRWWWENPETRECGLHPGTPDQPAAETSTGVADFLPD; encoded by the coding sequence GTGAGTGATTTAATTTCCCCGCAGTTGGCGGCTAAAGTAGAGCACAGCCTGAGTGTTTTACAGCGGGCTGCAGCTGAACACGCTTCCGGCGTGGTATTTGCCAACAGTCTGGGGGCAGAAGATGTGGTCATAACCGACCTGCTGCAGCGTGCCAAAACCGGGATTACCAGCTTTGTGCTGGATACCGGGCGTTTGCCGGAAGAAACCCTGACGCTGCTCGAAGCGGTGCAGCAGCGTTATCCGGAATTACCGGTAAAGGTTTACTATCCGGTGGCGGAACAGGTCGAAACCTATGTTGCCAGCCATGGTGTGAATGCATTTTATCGCAGCCAGTCATTGCGAAAGTCCTGCTGTGCTGTGCGTAAACTGGAACCGTTAAAGCGGGCGCTGGCAGGTAATTCCGCATGGATTACCGGATTACGCCGCGAACAGTCAGTTACCCGTGAAGAAGTGGGTTTTAAAGAATATGACGCCGGTAACGGCATGGATAAGTATAATCCGCTGGCCGACTGGACTGATGCCGAAGTATGGGCATATATCCGTGCTTTTGACGTGCCTTATAACCAGTTACATGATCAGAACTTCCCAAGTATCGGTTGCGCACCCTGTACCCGTGCTGTGAGTCAGGGGGAAGACATCCGTGCCGGCCGCTGGTGGTGGGAAAACCCGGAGACCCGTGAATGCGGTTTGCACCCGGGGACACCTGATCAGCCAGCAGCGGAAACATCGACAGGTGTTGCAGACTTTCTGCCGGACTGA
- the rarD gene encoding EamA family transporter RarD, whose amino-acid sequence MHAEQEQKKGIYFALAAYGMWGIFPIYFHAIASVSAMEILAHRIAWSLAFLAAILLISKRSKDILELLKKPKLLLSLTLTAVIVSANWLIFIWAVAQEQILEAALGYYINPLVSVFLGMIFLGERLRRGQWLAILLALAAVSYQLILLGKLPWIALSLAFSFGFYGLLRKTIPVDSILGLFTETLLLFPFAIGYMIWLASYNELVLLNASAGLSLLLLAAGIVTSLPLLCFTSATQRLSLLYIGLMQYIAPSISFLIAIFYFGETLDSDRLITFVMIWLALVIFTAEGLIRRRRAQTT is encoded by the coding sequence GTGCACGCTGAACAGGAACAGAAAAAAGGCATTTATTTTGCCCTCGCCGCCTATGGTATGTGGGGCATCTTTCCAATTTACTTTCATGCCATCGCCAGCGTATCTGCGATGGAGATCCTTGCACACCGTATCGCCTGGTCACTGGCCTTTCTGGCAGCAATACTGCTTATCAGCAAACGGAGTAAAGACATCCTCGAGTTGCTGAAAAAGCCCAAACTGCTGCTCAGTCTGACACTGACAGCAGTCATCGTTTCTGCCAACTGGCTGATATTCATCTGGGCTGTTGCACAGGAACAAATACTGGAAGCCGCACTGGGATACTACATTAACCCGCTGGTCAGTGTTTTTCTTGGCATGATTTTTCTCGGTGAACGCCTGCGCAGAGGTCAGTGGCTGGCGATTCTGCTGGCACTGGCTGCCGTTAGCTATCAGCTGATTCTGTTAGGCAAACTTCCCTGGATAGCGCTGAGCCTGGCATTCAGTTTTGGCTTCTACGGGCTGCTCAGAAAAACCATTCCGGTAGACTCTATTCTTGGCCTGTTTACCGAAACCCTGCTGCTCTTCCCTTTTGCCATCGGATATATGATCTGGCTGGCCAGCTATAACGAACTGGTATTACTCAACGCCAGTGCAGGGTTAAGTCTCTTATTGCTGGCAGCAGGTATCGTGACCAGTCTGCCACTGCTTTGCTTTACTTCTGCTACTCAGCGACTCAGCCTGCTATACATTGGTCTGATGCAGTACATCGCACCGAGTATTTCATTTCTGATTGCCATATTTTACTTCGGCGAAACGCTGGACTCTGACCGCCTGATCACGTTCGTCATGATCTGGCTGGCCCTCGTGATCTTCACCGCCGAAGGATTAATCCGGCGCAGACGCGCTCAGACAACATAG
- a CDS encoding Lrp/AsnC family transcriptional regulator: protein MKLQLDRTDRQILNILQCNNRISNLQLAEEVSLSPPACLKRVKRLRESGVIEADVAILDARIFGKMLNIIVEVEMIRDQADLADAFMRKMQQANEVTQCYQVTGEVDFLLVVMVPDMEAYEVFVRRDLSNDPYLRKFRTLISMRRDKFTTRVEV, encoded by the coding sequence ATGAAACTTCAGTTGGATCGTACCGACCGGCAGATACTCAATATTTTGCAGTGTAATAACCGCATCAGTAATTTGCAGCTGGCGGAAGAAGTGAGTTTGTCGCCCCCGGCGTGTCTGAAGCGGGTAAAGCGTTTGCGGGAGTCTGGTGTCATCGAGGCGGATGTGGCCATTCTTGATGCCAGAATATTCGGCAAGATGCTGAATATCATTGTCGAAGTTGAAATGATCCGTGATCAGGCAGATCTGGCGGATGCATTTATGCGTAAGATGCAGCAGGCTAATGAGGTTACTCAGTGTTATCAGGTGACAGGGGAGGTCGATTTTCTGCTGGTGGTCATGGTGCCTGATATGGAGGCGTATGAGGTGTTTGTGCGCCGTGATCTTTCGAACGATCCGTATTTGCGTAAGTTCCGTACACTGATTTCAATGCGGCGGGATAAGTTTACAACCCGGGTTGAAGTGTAG
- the thiC gene encoding phosphomethylpyrimidine synthase ThiC: protein MTDTNIALSRSAQVDEASVQPFPKSRKVYVEGSRSDIRVPMREISLDQTPTDMGGEINEPLYVYDTSGLYTDPEAEIDVRKGLKPVRAGWIAEREDTEQLAGMTSEYGRVREQDLRLDHLRFELTRKPLRAKEGMNVTQLHYARKGIITPEMEYIAIRENMKLAKAKAEGSMVDQQHPGHSFGAQLPEEITPEFVRKEVAEGRAIIPANINHPEIEPMIIGRNFLVKINGNIGNSALTSSIEEEVEKMTWGIRWGSDTIMDLSTGKNIHETREWILRNSPVPIGTVPIYQALEKVKGVAEDLNWEVFRDTLIEQAEQGVDYFTIHAGVLLRYVPMTAKRMTGIVSRGGSIMAKWCLAHHEENFLYTHFEEICEICKAYDVSFSLGDGLRPGSVYDANDEAQFAELETLGELTKIAWKHDVQVMIEGPGHVPMHMIKENMDKQLTECHEAPFYTLGPLTTDIAPGYDHITSGIGAAMIGWYGCAMLCYVTPKEHLGLPNKDDVKTGIITYKIAAHAADLAKGHPGAQIRDNAMSKARFEFRWEDQFNIGLDPDTARAYHDETLPKESAKVAHFCSMCGPKFCSMKISQEVRDLDESQVAAINAQAEQGMIEKSAEFKETGAEIYHKV, encoded by the coding sequence ATGACTGATACCAATATTGCTTTGAGTCGCAGCGCTCAGGTTGATGAAGCTTCCGTGCAACCGTTTCCGAAATCCCGCAAAGTGTATGTGGAAGGTTCCCGCAGTGATATTCGCGTTCCGATGCGGGAGATTTCGCTGGATCAGACGCCAACCGATATGGGTGGCGAAATCAATGAGCCCTTATATGTTTATGATACGTCCGGCCTGTACACCGATCCGGAAGCTGAAATTGATGTCCGTAAAGGTCTGAAGCCGGTTCGTGCTGGCTGGATTGCCGAACGTGAAGATACAGAACAACTGGCCGGTATGACCTCCGAGTATGGCCGTGTTCGCGAGCAGGATCTGCGTCTTGATCATCTGCGTTTTGAGCTGACCCGCAAGCCACTGCGTGCAAAAGAGGGTATGAATGTTACCCAGTTGCACTATGCACGTAAGGGCATCATTACGCCGGAAATGGAATACATTGCTATCCGTGAAAACATGAAGCTGGCGAAAGCCAAAGCTGAAGGTTCCATGGTTGATCAGCAGCATCCGGGTCATAGCTTCGGGGCTCAGTTGCCGGAAGAAATTACCCCGGAATTCGTCCGTAAAGAAGTTGCCGAAGGCCGCGCAATTATTCCGGCAAACATTAACCATCCGGAAATTGAGCCAATGATTATTGGCCGTAACTTCCTGGTTAAAATCAACGGTAACATCGGTAACTCTGCGCTGACGTCTTCGATTGAAGAAGAAGTTGAGAAGATGACCTGGGGGATCCGCTGGGGTTCAGATACCATCATGGATCTGTCTACCGGTAAGAATATCCACGAAACCCGTGAATGGATTTTGCGTAACTCGCCGGTGCCAATCGGTACTGTACCTATTTACCAGGCACTGGAAAAAGTTAAGGGTGTTGCAGAAGACCTGAACTGGGAAGTGTTCCGCGATACGCTGATCGAGCAGGCAGAGCAGGGTGTGGATTACTTTACAATTCATGCCGGTGTGCTGCTGCGTTATGTTCCGATGACGGCTAAGCGAATGACCGGTATTGTTTCCCGCGGTGGTTCGATCATGGCTAAGTGGTGTCTGGCGCATCACGAAGAAAACTTCCTGTATACACATTTCGAAGAAATCTGCGAAATCTGTAAAGCATATGATGTGTCGTTCTCACTGGGTGACGGTTTACGTCCGGGCTCTGTATACGATGCCAATGATGAAGCACAGTTTGCTGAACTGGAAACCCTGGGTGAGCTGACCAAGATTGCCTGGAAGCACGATGTACAGGTAATGATCGAAGGTCCGGGTCACGTGCCAATGCACATGATCAAGGAAAATATGGATAAGCAGCTGACTGAGTGTCACGAAGCGCCGTTCTATACTCTGGGGCCTCTGACAACTGATATTGCGCCGGGTTATGACCACATCACTTCCGGTATCGGTGCTGCCATGATTGGCTGGTACGGTTGTGCGATGCTGTGCTACGTGACACCAAAAGAGCACCTGGGTCTGCCAAATAAAGATGACGTTAAGACCGGTATTATCACGTATAAAATTGCCGCCCATGCCGCAGATCTTGCGAAAGGTCATCCGGGTGCACAGATTCGTGATAACGCTATGTCTAAAGCCCGTTTCGAGTTCCGCTGGGAAGATCAGTTCAACATCGGTCTGGACCCGGATACTGCCCGTGCTTACCACGATGAGACGCTGCCTAAAGAGTCTGCGAAAGTGGCCCACTTCTGTTCAATGTGCGGACCGAAGTTCTGCTCTATGAAGATTTCTCAGGAAGTGCGTGATCTGGATGAGAGTCAGGTGGCTGCGATTAATGCCCAGGCTGAACAGGGGATGATAGAAAAGTCAGCTGAGTTTAAAGAAACCGGCGCTGAGATCTACCACAAAGTGTAA
- a CDS encoding DUF5062 family protein, translating into MAKLKHEAALVKEAIRIGSVYMEKRGAGKIEATDSASDKITAIYRLLVLDKLIQPLAKGEDNEPNMKHKLALWIERQLPDGHPLKES; encoded by the coding sequence TTGGCAAAACTGAAGCATGAAGCAGCCCTGGTTAAAGAAGCCATCCGTATCGGCAGTGTATATATGGAAAAGCGCGGTGCCGGGAAAATAGAAGCCACCGACAGTGCCAGCGATAAAATCACAGCAATCTACCGGCTACTTGTACTGGATAAACTGATTCAGCCACTGGCCAAAGGGGAAGATAACGAGCCCAACATGAAACATAAACTGGCGCTGTGGATTGAACGTCAGTTACCGGACGGGCACCCGCTGAAAGAAAGTTAA
- a CDS encoding MBL fold metallo-hydrolase encodes MKYCIIPVTAFQQNCTLLWCADTRRAAVVDPGGDVSRIVDKLDAEGLTLDKILLTHAHIDHAGGTAEIAQVYGVPIEGPHLEDKFWIDALDQQSQMFGFPSVETFTPDRWLNDADTVSFGNQCLEVLHCPGHTPGHVIFFHRETQLALVGDVLFNGSIGRTDFPKGDHPSLIHSIREKLFTLGDDVTFIPGHGPLSTFGHERLNNPFVSDHRG; translated from the coding sequence ATGAAATATTGCATCATTCCTGTTACCGCCTTTCAGCAGAACTGCACGTTGCTCTGGTGCGCGGATACACGCCGTGCGGCGGTAGTCGATCCCGGCGGCGATGTTTCCCGTATTGTGGATAAGCTGGATGCGGAAGGCCTGACACTGGATAAAATTCTGCTTACCCATGCACATATTGATCATGCCGGAGGCACTGCAGAAATAGCGCAGGTGTACGGTGTACCGATAGAAGGCCCGCATCTTGAGGATAAGTTCTGGATAGACGCACTGGATCAGCAGAGTCAGATGTTTGGTTTTCCGAGCGTAGAAACATTTACCCCGGACCGCTGGTTGAATGACGCTGATACAGTCAGTTTTGGTAATCAGTGTCTGGAAGTGCTGCATTGCCCGGGCCATACTCCCGGTCACGTTATTTTCTTCCACCGGGAAACACAGCTGGCGCTGGTGGGCGATGTTTTGTTTAACGGTTCAATCGGCCGGACAGATTTTCCGAAAGGGGATCATCCGAGCCTTATCCATTCAATCCGTGAAAAGCTCTTTACTCTGGGGGATGATGTGACCTTTATTCCCGGCCACGGGCCCTTGTCTACTTTTGGACACGAGCGTTTGAATAATCCGTTTGTCAGTGATCACCGCGGATAA
- the zapE gene encoding cell division protein ZapE, whose translation MPAHNTSFTGFYQTRNAELGYQNDPAQQLATGHLQLLAEALLRPNRYRLFGQKSQTPKGLYMWGAVGRGKTYLLDLFSEYLPPGYVTRLHFHHFMARVHRELRTFSGHRNPLQQVARQFSRECRVICFDEFFVSDIGDAMILARLLESFFSAGVVFVATSNTPPQALYKEGLQRQRFEPAILLLQQHLNVLHMDGETDHRLRQLTLRNNYFIRPADSALGDLFDAFSPPGDPPKNQPACIMNRTIPVIKRNRSCIWFEFNQLCDGPRSQLDYIELASQFDHVFISNVPTLGGQTQEWIKTRGVEDGNIGAGYETTTTGARKMQYARMDDPARRFISLVDELYDQRVNLFLSAEQPLEQLYSQGSLEFEFNRTRSRLTEMQSEEYQNQAPVRKFRG comes from the coding sequence ATGCCTGCTCACAACACTTCATTTACCGGGTTTTACCAAACACGTAACGCCGAACTGGGCTATCAGAACGATCCTGCACAACAGCTCGCAACCGGGCACCTGCAGTTACTGGCAGAAGCACTGCTCCGGCCAAACCGTTACAGGCTTTTTGGCCAAAAATCCCAAACACCGAAAGGCTTATATATGTGGGGTGCGGTGGGCCGGGGTAAAACCTATCTACTGGACCTGTTCAGTGAATACCTGCCACCGGGTTATGTGACCCGCCTGCACTTTCATCACTTTATGGCCAGAGTGCACCGGGAACTCCGAACATTCAGCGGACACAGGAATCCGTTACAACAGGTTGCCAGACAATTCTCCCGGGAATGCAGAGTAATCTGTTTTGACGAGTTTTTTGTCAGTGACATCGGCGATGCCATGATTCTTGCCCGCTTACTGGAGAGCTTTTTTTCAGCAGGTGTGGTTTTTGTCGCAACGTCCAACACCCCGCCCCAGGCGCTATATAAAGAGGGCTTACAGCGGCAGCGTTTTGAGCCCGCCATTTTACTGCTACAGCAACACCTTAATGTCTTACATATGGACGGGGAGACTGATCACCGGTTACGCCAGCTGACACTCCGGAATAACTACTTTATCCGCCCGGCAGATTCGGCTTTAGGGGATCTGTTTGATGCCTTCAGCCCTCCCGGCGATCCGCCGAAAAACCAGCCTGCTTGTATAATGAACCGGACTATTCCGGTAATAAAAAGAAACCGCAGCTGTATCTGGTTCGAATTTAATCAGCTGTGTGACGGTCCCCGTTCACAGCTGGATTACATAGAGCTGGCCTCACAGTTCGATCATGTATTTATCAGCAACGTCCCCACACTTGGCGGGCAAACTCAGGAATGGATAAAAACCCGGGGAGTTGAAGACGGTAATATCGGTGCGGGATACGAAACAACGACGACCGGTGCACGGAAAATGCAATATGCCAGGATGGATGACCCCGCCAGGCGTTTTATCAGCCTTGTGGATGAGTTATATGATCAGCGGGTGAATTTGTTTCTGAGCGCGGAACAACCACTGGAACAGCTATATTCTCAGGGCAGTCTTGAGTTTGAATTCAACCGGACCCGAAGCAGGCTGACTGAAATGCAGTCGGAGGAATATCAAAATCAAGCGCCCGTAAGAAAATTCAGGGGTTAA
- a CDS encoding lipoate--protein ligase family protein: MSATSEMASHIYSGGMPEEQAKIDAVLSAPVAEPKLLIWRYAEPAVIMGRSQRPDNEMLQRAAARNIPVQQRGSGGGAVLAGPWMLSVTLFLPTAHPAADLGIIDIFKWFEAAWLKILQDQGIPCQSVDEPMIAESKITARAQGVEWACYAGLSHGELVSADGRKLLGLAQIRKRNGVALVSGLHLSPCEWPLLAEVVADASSLGAVLARLNSDCDSLSGKNADTLLYPLVDDLIRTLNEACGHLDVL; this comes from the coding sequence ATGAGTGCTACGTCAGAGATGGCCAGCCATATCTACAGCGGTGGAATGCCGGAAGAGCAGGCGAAGATTGATGCGGTTCTGTCCGCGCCTGTTGCAGAGCCAAAACTGCTGATCTGGCGCTACGCTGAGCCTGCTGTGATCATGGGGCGTTCGCAGCGACCGGATAATGAGATGTTACAGCGTGCAGCGGCCAGAAATATTCCGGTGCAACAACGTGGTTCGGGTGGTGGCGCTGTGCTTGCCGGCCCCTGGATGTTGAGTGTTACCCTGTTTTTACCCACTGCGCATCCGGCTGCTGATTTGGGCATAATTGATATTTTTAAGTGGTTTGAAGCAGCCTGGTTAAAGATTTTGCAGGATCAGGGTATACCCTGTCAGTCTGTTGATGAGCCTATGATTGCGGAATCTAAAATAACCGCCAGGGCGCAGGGGGTTGAGTGGGCCTGTTATGCGGGGCTTTCCCATGGTGAACTTGTTTCTGCTGATGGTCGTAAGCTGCTGGGGTTGGCGCAGATCCGTAAACGGAATGGCGTGGCATTGGTCAGCGGTTTACATCTGTCTCCGTGCGAATGGCCGTTGCTGGCTGAAGTCGTGGCTGATGCGTCGTCACTTGGGGCAGTCCTTGCGCGTCTTAACAGTGACTGCGACAGCCTGAGCGGTAAAAATGCGGATACATTGCTGTATCCGCTGGTGGATGACTTAATCAGGACGTTGAACGAAGCCTGTGGTCATTTGGACGTTCTATAG
- the pfkA gene encoding 6-phosphofructokinase, which produces MYQLPQLEHTRTLNAIAVLTSGGDSPGMNPAIRGIVRAAINQGIKVFGVNRGYSGLIIGDMVELAASDVTNIIQRGGTLLKSDRCDAFRDPVVRNQAAEILRKNGIDGLVVIGGDGSLSGAHLLTQESGIPVVGLPGTIDNDIYGTDDTIGFDTAVNTALEGIDKIRDTAVSHERLFLVEVMGRNSGHIATQVGIACGAEMIVVPETEFKLEALCFSLANNRHEGKGSSGIIVVAEGPRPGLTYRLAQQLEEQGESPGVCILGHIQRGGTPTGRDRVLASCLATSAIEYLKAGYSDIMVGISESRICTVPLRDVMERTKPVNEQLLDMAMLLHK; this is translated from the coding sequence ATGTATCAATTACCACAACTTGAACATACCCGTACGCTCAATGCGATTGCCGTGCTGACCAGTGGCGGCGACTCGCCCGGTATGAACCCGGCAATCCGGGGAATCGTTCGGGCGGCTATCAATCAGGGCATTAAAGTCTTTGGTGTTAACCGGGGTTATAGCGGCCTGATTATCGGCGATATGGTTGAGCTGGCTGCCAGCGATGTCACCAACATCATTCAGCGGGGAGGTACATTACTGAAGAGCGACCGCTGTGATGCATTTCGCGACCCCGTTGTACGGAACCAGGCAGCCGAAATTCTCAGGAAGAATGGCATAGATGGGCTCGTTGTTATCGGCGGTGACGGCTCTCTCTCAGGTGCGCACCTGCTGACCCAGGAAAGCGGCATTCCGGTTGTCGGCCTGCCCGGCACAATTGATAACGACATCTACGGCACAGATGACACCATAGGTTTCGATACCGCAGTAAATACCGCACTTGAGGGTATCGACAAGATCCGTGACACCGCCGTTTCACATGAACGGTTATTTCTTGTCGAAGTCATGGGACGTAATTCAGGCCATATCGCTACTCAGGTAGGCATTGCCTGTGGTGCTGAAATGATTGTTGTTCCTGAAACTGAGTTCAAACTTGAAGCACTGTGCTTTTCTCTGGCCAACAACCGCCATGAAGGCAAAGGCAGCAGCGGTATCATTGTCGTCGCAGAAGGGCCACGTCCGGGGCTAACCTATCGCCTGGCACAACAACTGGAAGAACAGGGCGAGTCACCGGGAGTCTGTATCCTCGGCCATATTCAGCGGGGCGGCACGCCCACCGGCCGGGACCGCGTGCTGGCATCCTGTCTGGCAACTTCAGCCATCGAATATCTGAAGGCAGGTTACAGCGACATTATGGTCGGTATTTCTGAGAGCCGGATCTGTACAGTTCCGTTAAGAGATGTAATGGAAAGAACCAAACCGGTCAACGAGCAACTTCTGGATATGGCAATGCTGCTGCATAAATAG